In the Flavisolibacter tropicus genome, one interval contains:
- a CDS encoding glutamine synthetase III translates to MSLRFNALQNLFHSAPLVQDHPTKITAIFAENVFTHEVARQFLSDEAYKSLMGSIKAGQKIDRVMANQIANGIRAWAESKGVSHFTHWFQPLTGTTAEKHDSFFTVKSDGTAIEQFEGDALIQQEPDASSFPSGGLRATFEARGYTAWDPSSPAFIMDMGLGKTLCIPTIFVSYTGESLDYKAPLLKALDAVNRAAVDVCNYFDKNVTRVTPTLGWEQEYFVVDEGLYNARPDLVMCGRTVYGHSPAKGQQLEDHYFGSIPERVYAFMRDFEKESYRLGIPLRTRHNEVAPSQFECAPIFEEANIAVDHNTLLMDIMTRVAERHKLKVLLHEKPFAGINGSGKHNNWSLATDTGVNLLAPGKTPKTNLMFLAFFVNAIKAVHDYNDLLRAAIASATNDYRLGANEAPPAIISVFIGQYLFKVLEDVKQRVGDKFDEQDESMLKMDIYKSIPELFMDNTDRNRTSPFAFTGNKFEFRAVGSSANCANAMTVLNTIMAQTLKQFKQEVDSLIEKGEKKEIAIMHTIREYIVSSEKILFEGDGYSEEWEKEAERRGLPNVKTTPLALDAMVTEKAKYLFEKNRIYTHSELEARHEIELEKYIKKVQIEGRLMAELATSHILPAAIRYQNLLVNNIRGLKEVGLPEKSYANQRQILEVISGHINNLSDLVEQMIEARKTCNNMTDTREKAIAYCADVKEKFFDQIRYHGDKLELLVDDKEWYLPKYRELLFLR, encoded by the coding sequence ATGTCGCTTCGCTTTAACGCTTTACAAAACCTCTTTCACTCGGCTCCTTTAGTACAGGACCATCCTACTAAGATTACAGCCATTTTTGCAGAGAACGTTTTTACTCATGAAGTAGCCCGACAATTTTTAAGTGATGAAGCTTACAAAAGCCTAATGGGCTCTATCAAAGCCGGTCAGAAGATTGATCGCGTTATGGCGAATCAAATTGCCAATGGAATTCGCGCCTGGGCCGAAAGCAAAGGTGTTAGCCATTTTACACACTGGTTTCAACCATTGACTGGAACTACGGCAGAAAAACACGATTCATTCTTTACTGTAAAGAGTGATGGTACAGCCATTGAGCAGTTTGAAGGCGACGCTTTGATCCAACAAGAGCCAGATGCTTCCTCTTTCCCAAGTGGTGGTTTACGCGCTACTTTTGAAGCTCGTGGATATACAGCCTGGGATCCTTCTTCTCCTGCTTTTATTATGGATATGGGATTAGGCAAAACCCTATGTATCCCCACTATCTTCGTTTCGTATACTGGAGAATCTTTAGATTACAAAGCCCCTCTTTTAAAGGCCTTAGACGCTGTAAACCGCGCTGCGGTTGACGTTTGTAATTACTTTGATAAAAATGTAACCCGCGTTACACCTACCCTAGGCTGGGAGCAAGAATATTTTGTGGTTGATGAGGGGTTGTACAATGCCCGTCCAGACCTGGTTATGTGTGGCAGAACGGTTTATGGCCATAGTCCTGCAAAGGGTCAACAATTAGAAGACCACTACTTTGGCTCTATTCCAGAGCGTGTTTATGCGTTCATGCGTGATTTTGAAAAAGAATCTTATCGCTTAGGTATTCCACTGCGCACTCGTCACAATGAGGTTGCACCTTCTCAATTTGAGTGCGCTCCTATTTTTGAAGAAGCCAATATAGCAGTTGATCACAACACGCTTTTGATGGATATCATGACCCGTGTTGCTGAACGTCACAAACTAAAGGTACTTCTTCATGAAAAACCATTTGCCGGTATCAACGGTAGTGGTAAACACAACAACTGGAGTTTGGCTACTGATACTGGTGTTAACTTATTAGCGCCAGGTAAAACGCCAAAAACCAACTTAATGTTCCTAGCTTTCTTTGTAAATGCTATTAAAGCTGTACACGATTATAATGATTTGCTAAGAGCTGCTATTGCATCTGCTACAAATGACTATCGTTTAGGAGCTAATGAAGCGCCGCCTGCTATCATTTCTGTTTTCATCGGTCAATATTTATTTAAAGTATTAGAAGATGTAAAACAAAGAGTTGGTGATAAGTTTGACGAGCAAGATGAGAGCATGTTGAAGATGGATATCTATAAGAGTATTCCTGAATTGTTCATGGATAATACTGATAGAAACAGAACTTCTCCTTTTGCCTTCACCGGTAACAAATTTGAATTCCGTGCTGTAGGGTCTTCTGCTAACTGTGCTAACGCTATGACTGTATTGAATACGATCATGGCACAAACACTTAAGCAATTCAAACAGGAAGTGGATAGCTTGATCGAGAAAGGTGAGAAGAAGGAAATTGCCATCATGCATACGATTCGCGAATACATCGTATCCAGCGAAAAGATTTTGTTTGAAGGTGATGGTTATAGTGAAGAGTGGGAAAAAGAAGCAGAACGTCGTGGGCTACCTAACGTTAAAACTACCCCTCTTGCTTTAGATGCAATGGTAACTGAGAAAGCGAAGTATTTGTTTGAGAAGAACCGCATCTATACCCATTCAGAATTGGAAGCGCGCCATGAGATTGAACTAGAGAAATACATCAAAAAAGTTCAAATTGAAGGCCGCTTGATGGCGGAATTGGCAACAAGTCACATTTTACCAGCTGCCATTCGTTATCAAAACCTGTTAGTAAATAACATTCGTGGATTAAAAGAAGTAGGTTTACCAGAAAAGAGCTACGCTAATCAGCGTCAGATCCTGGAAGTTATTTCTGGCCACATCAATAACCTTAGCGACTTAGTAGAGCAAATGATTGAAGCACGTAAAACGTGTAACAACATGACTGATACTCGCGAAAAAGCTATTGCATATTGCGCTGATGTGAAAGAGAAATTCTTTGATCAGATTCGTTATCATGGCGACAAGTTGGAACTGTTGGTTGATGATAAGGAATGGTATTTACCAAAATACAGAGAGTTATTATTCTTACGTTAA
- a CDS encoding heavy-metal-associated domain-containing protein produces MKSILMLAAFLIGMQANAQFSKASLQASGLTCSMCSKAVKVALEGVPFVEKVQVDIKNQQYNLTFKSGAAVDFDALSKAVQDAGFSVASLKVNVDLNNVTIEKDKHFELGGQYFHFLNAAGKQLNGATTLSIVDKSFVSAKEFKKWSSASKLTCVQTGKAAACCAKENVAEQARIYHVVI; encoded by the coding sequence ATGAAAAGTATTCTTATGCTGGCTGCTTTCCTTATAGGTATGCAAGCCAATGCGCAATTTTCTAAAGCTTCTCTACAAGCCAGCGGTCTAACCTGTTCTATGTGCTCAAAGGCTGTAAAAGTGGCTTTGGAAGGCGTGCCATTTGTTGAAAAAGTACAAGTGGATATTAAAAATCAGCAATACAATTTGACATTTAAGTCTGGTGCAGCTGTAGATTTTGATGCTTTGAGTAAAGCCGTACAAGATGCAGGCTTCTCTGTGGCAAGCTTAAAAGTGAATGTTGATCTTAATAATGTAACTATTGAGAAAGACAAGCACTTTGAGTTGGGAGGGCAATATTTTCACTTTTTAAATGCAGCAGGCAAACAGCTTAATGGTGCTACAACACTTAGTATTGTAGATAAAAGCTTTGTTTCTGCAAAAGAGTTCAAGAAGTGGAGTAGTGCTTCAAAGCTTACCTGCGTACAAACTGGCAAGGCAGCAGCCTGCTGCGCCAAGGAAAACGTAGCAGAGCAAGCCCGTATTTATCATGTTGTAATATAA
- a CDS encoding heavy-metal-associated domain-containing protein, which produces MKTLKIVLFSSLFILFAQLVNAQTKSATFKVSGECGMCKNKIETAAKNAGASYAQWNVDSKSLTIKYNSKSSNEAKIQEGIAAVGYDTPNYKATDEAYNKLHDCCKYERVGDQKSCCDGTSCTKEECKKCCADGKCTASMDCCKDGKCSHDAQTAGAGKEGAACCKKS; this is translated from the coding sequence ATGAAAACGCTTAAAATAGTTCTTTTCTCCTCTTTGTTTATTCTGTTCGCTCAACTTGTAAATGCACAAACAAAGTCTGCCACATTTAAAGTGTCGGGTGAATGTGGTATGTGTAAGAATAAAATTGAAACGGCTGCAAAAAATGCCGGAGCTTCCTATGCTCAATGGAATGTAGACTCAAAATCGCTAACTATTAAATACAACAGCAAATCTTCCAACGAAGCAAAAATCCAGGAAGGTATAGCTGCTGTTGGATACGATACTCCTAATTATAAAGCTACAGACGAGGCTTATAACAAACTTCACGATTGTTGTAAATATGAAAGAGTAGGCGATCAGAAGAGCTGTTGCGATGGTACTTCCTGCACAAAAGAAGAATGTAAGAAATGCTGTGCTGATGGTAAGTGTACAGCAAGCATGGATTGCTGCAAAGACGGCAAGTGCAGTCATGATGCTCAAACTGCGGGTGCTGGAAAAGAAGGCGCTGCTTGTTGCAAAAAGTCATAA
- a CDS encoding HYC_CC_PP family protein encodes MKRFAASILLTLYFVVSTGFTVNLHYCMNKFHSWELGTSEKEKCEKCGMSTQKKHGCCRDEVKVMKLKQDQVMSATAIYLFSAPAIPASFVPEFLLPVIKSVSTQEDRIHGPPLLSKQDTYLNNCVFRL; translated from the coding sequence ATGAAGAGGTTTGCGGCTTCCATATTATTGACTTTGTACTTTGTAGTAAGCACAGGTTTTACTGTAAACCTGCATTACTGCATGAACAAGTTTCATTCATGGGAGCTAGGAACTTCTGAAAAGGAGAAGTGTGAGAAGTGCGGCATGTCTACTCAAAAAAAACATGGTTGCTGCCGCGATGAGGTAAAGGTTATGAAGCTGAAACAGGACCAGGTTATGTCCGCTACAGCTATTTACCTGTTTAGTGCGCCTGCAATTCCCGCTTCTTTTGTTCCCGAGTTTTTATTGCCTGTAATAAAATCAGTTTCTACTCAGGAGGATCGAATACATGGTCCACCTCTTCTATCTAAACAGGATACTTACTTGAATAATTGCGTTTTCAGACTATAG
- a CDS encoding putative porin has protein sequence MLLLSAPGVQAQGVIRDIGNRFKGGGGGGNNDSLQRRNKFEDSITISARYLDSTRSYSLDSSINDFYRRFPVPTTYNYLGNTGTAAHSILFAPIIRTGFDPGFHALDLYKWTADKIQFFNTTRPYTELAYLLGSKTQQIIQVHHTQNFKPYWNIGLHYRLINSPGYLKNQRSNHNNYLFTSWYQSPNKRYNNYVALIGNKLQVAENGGIRNDRNYMDDPVFEERISIPTKFGPQNEDYTRTPFGVSLVTGNDYREFVGLLRQQYDFGKKDSIVTDSTVIPLFYPRLRFEHTFQYRRNRYTFQDYSVDTTYYPAYYNIQLHTGDTVYLQDRWRELNNDFSIYTFPDAKNLQQFLKLGAELQLLNGKVKDGNKENFVNTVLHGEYRNRTRNQKWDMLASGRLHVSGYNQGDYHAYISLQRLLSSKLGSLQVGFENSNRSPAYIQKGLSSFNFNPTLSLNKENTSHIFATISNPKLKLSLGGDYFLMGNYLYYKNFYTVEQESALFNILRISAFKTFKVARHVNWYMEAYLQQKTGNVDVNVPLFLTRNRIAFEGNFFRNLFMSTGIDIRYHTPFDADNYSPVNGQFVFQDTTSIKNKPDIHAYFNFRIRGFQAYIRAENLNAFKFSNGITFTNENFSAPDYPYPGLVLRLGIFWSFVN, from the coding sequence ATGCTCTTGCTTAGTGCACCTGGTGTACAAGCGCAAGGCGTTATTCGGGATATTGGTAACCGCTTTAAAGGTGGCGGCGGTGGTGGAAACAATGATAGCTTACAACGTCGGAATAAGTTTGAGGACAGTATAACTATTAGTGCCCGTTATCTGGACTCTACACGCAGTTATTCGTTGGACTCCTCCATTAACGATTTTTATCGACGATTTCCGGTTCCCACTACTTATAATTATTTAGGTAATACGGGTACAGCGGCCCATTCCATTTTATTTGCTCCAATTATTCGTACTGGTTTTGATCCCGGGTTTCATGCTTTGGATTTATATAAATGGACAGCAGATAAGATTCAGTTTTTTAATACTACCCGGCCTTATACAGAGCTGGCCTATTTATTAGGAAGCAAAACGCAGCAAATCATTCAAGTACATCATACGCAAAACTTTAAACCTTACTGGAATATTGGATTGCACTATCGATTGATCAATAGTCCCGGGTATTTGAAAAACCAACGTTCGAATCACAATAATTATCTCTTTACTTCCTGGTATCAATCACCCAATAAGCGTTACAATAATTATGTTGCCTTAATTGGTAATAAGCTACAGGTAGCTGAAAATGGTGGCATTCGTAATGACAGGAACTATATGGATGATCCTGTGTTTGAAGAACGGATTTCAATTCCTACCAAGTTTGGCCCTCAAAACGAAGATTATACGCGTACTCCGTTCGGTGTAAGCTTGGTTACAGGTAATGATTACCGCGAGTTTGTTGGATTGCTCCGTCAGCAATATGATTTCGGTAAGAAAGATTCAATTGTAACGGATTCAACTGTTATACCGTTGTTTTATCCGCGCCTCCGGTTTGAACATACTTTCCAGTATCGCCGCAACCGCTATACATTTCAGGATTATTCAGTTGATACAACCTATTATCCCGCCTACTATAATATTCAATTACACACAGGGGATACAGTGTATTTACAAGACCGTTGGCGTGAGTTAAATAATGACTTTTCCATCTACACGTTCCCAGATGCCAAGAACCTGCAACAGTTTTTAAAGCTTGGGGCAGAGCTGCAATTGTTAAATGGAAAGGTGAAGGACGGTAACAAAGAAAACTTTGTCAATACCGTTTTACATGGTGAGTATCGCAACCGTACCCGAAACCAGAAATGGGATATGTTAGCATCCGGACGTTTGCATGTTAGTGGATACAATCAAGGCGACTATCATGCCTATATAAGCTTGCAGCGTTTGCTTAGTAGCAAGTTAGGTAGTCTACAAGTAGGTTTTGAAAACAGTAACCGATCTCCGGCGTATATTCAAAAAGGGCTGAGTAGTTTTAACTTTAATCCAACATTGTCGTTGAATAAAGAAAATACCTCCCACATTTTTGCAACCATTTCAAACCCTAAATTGAAGCTTAGTCTCGGGGGCGATTATTTTCTAATGGGTAACTACCTCTATTATAAAAACTTTTATACCGTAGAGCAGGAGAGTGCCTTATTCAACATATTACGTATTAGCGCTTTTAAAACATTCAAAGTTGCACGTCATGTGAACTGGTACATGGAGGCATATTTGCAGCAGAAAACCGGTAATGTGGATGTAAATGTTCCTTTGTTTTTAACACGTAACCGCATAGCATTTGAGGGTAATTTCTTTAGAAACCTGTTTATGTCTACCGGGATTGATATTCGCTATCATACACCTTTTGATGCAGATAACTATTCGCCTGTCAATGGACAGTTTGTATTTCAGGATACTACTTCTATTAAGAACAAGCCTGATATCCATGCTTATTTCAATTTCCGCATTCGTGGTTTCCAGGCATACATAAGAGCGGAAAATTTGAATGCATTTAAGTTTTCAAATGGCATTACGTTCACAAATGAAAACTTTTCTGCACCCGATTACCCTTATCCTGGCTTAGTGCTACGCCTAGGGATTTTCTGGAGCTTTGTTAATTGA
- a CDS encoding purine-nucleoside phosphorylase produces MDAYSKLQAAAAFLQPLISQPIRTAVVLGSGLGNFTKEIVIEKEIPYEDIPHFPVSTVEGHHGKLIIGTIADKPIIAMAGRFHFYEGYRAEEVVFPIRVLKLLGVTTLLISNAAGGVKPGLKVGDLMIINDHISLAIVNPLLGKNDDRLGPRFPDMSEPYKKELIVKAKAIAAEQGIELKEGVYFGVTGPTFETRAEYKMIHVLGGDAVGMSTVQEVITAVHMGMDVFAMSVITDIGIREEDNIITHEEVLEAATAAEPKFSTIFRELIRSVN; encoded by the coding sequence ATGGACGCATATTCAAAACTGCAAGCAGCCGCGGCTTTTTTACAACCGTTGATTTCTCAACCCATTAGAACAGCAGTGGTGTTGGGAAGTGGCTTAGGAAACTTTACCAAAGAAATTGTAATTGAAAAGGAAATACCCTATGAGGATATTCCACACTTTCCGGTGTCTACCGTTGAGGGACATCATGGTAAGTTGATCATTGGTACAATTGCCGATAAACCTATAATAGCTATGGCTGGCCGCTTTCATTTTTATGAAGGCTACCGGGCAGAGGAAGTTGTATTTCCCATTCGAGTTTTAAAACTATTGGGTGTTACTACATTATTGATTTCAAATGCCGCTGGTGGGGTTAAGCCTGGTTTGAAAGTAGGGGATTTAATGATCATTAATGATCATATTTCCTTGGCCATTGTAAATCCTCTATTGGGTAAAAATGACGATCGCTTAGGACCTCGTTTTCCTGATATGAGCGAGCCCTATAAAAAAGAATTAATTGTTAAAGCTAAAGCAATAGCTGCTGAGCAAGGTATTGAATTAAAAGAAGGCGTGTACTTTGGTGTTACAGGTCCAACTTTTGAAACACGGGCTGAGTATAAAATGATTCATGTGCTAGGTGGAGATGCGGTAGGAATGAGTACCGTTCAGGAGGTAATAACTGCTGTACATATGGGTATGGACGTATTTGCCATGAGCGTAATTACTGATATCGGTATCCGTGAGGAAGATAACATTATAACGCATGAAGAGGTTTTGGAAGCAGCAACAGCAGCAGAACCTAAGTTCTCTACTATATTTCGTGAGCTAATAAGAAGCGTCAATTAA
- the sucC gene encoding ADP-forming succinate--CoA ligase subunit beta: MNLHEYQAKELLKKYNVPVQEGFACSTPQEAEEAYRTIKTTYGSSFAVVKAQIHAGGRGKGKIRETGINGVKVAKSLEEVSDFATKILGGTLVTIQTGEAGKVVNKIYVAQDMYYDGPTERKEFYLSILLDRSNGQNVIMYSTEGGMDIEEVAHNTPEKIFKEWVYPGGGLNGYQARKIAFNLGLSGEAFKNMTKFVTNLYNAYIGLDCAMLEINPLFKAADDKIVAVDCKMGLDDNSLMRHPDLAQLRDISEEDPTEVEAGKYNLNFVKLDGNVGCMVNGAGLAMATMDMIKLSGGEPANFLDVGGTANATTVEAGFRIIMKDPKVKAILINIFGGIVRCDRVAQGVIDAYKNMGNIEIPIIVRLQGTNAEEAKKLIDESGLKVQSAILLSEAAALVNQAVSAA, from the coding sequence ATGAATTTGCACGAATACCAGGCAAAAGAACTGTTGAAGAAATACAATGTGCCTGTGCAAGAAGGATTCGCTTGTAGCACACCTCAGGAAGCCGAAGAAGCGTACCGTACCATTAAGACTACTTACGGCAGCAGCTTTGCTGTAGTAAAAGCTCAAATTCATGCGGGTGGTCGCGGTAAAGGGAAGATCCGTGAAACAGGCATCAACGGTGTGAAAGTTGCTAAATCGCTGGAAGAAGTGAGCGATTTCGCTACAAAGATCTTAGGTGGTACACTGGTAACCATTCAAACAGGCGAAGCTGGTAAAGTGGTAAATAAGATTTACGTAGCGCAGGACATGTACTATGATGGTCCAACTGAGCGTAAAGAATTCTATCTGTCTATCCTTTTAGATCGTTCTAATGGTCAGAATGTAATTATGTACAGCACAGAGGGTGGAATGGACATTGAAGAAGTGGCTCATAACACTCCTGAAAAAATATTTAAAGAGTGGGTATACCCAGGTGGTGGCTTAAACGGTTACCAGGCTCGTAAGATTGCTTTCAACCTTGGCTTGAGTGGTGAAGCATTCAAGAACATGACCAAGTTCGTTACCAACCTGTATAATGCTTATATCGGTTTGGATTGCGCTATGTTGGAAATCAACCCATTGTTTAAAGCTGCTGATGATAAGATCGTAGCAGTAGACTGTAAGATGGGACTGGACGACAACTCATTGATGCGTCACCCAGACCTGGCACAACTGCGCGATATTTCTGAAGAAGATCCTACAGAAGTAGAAGCAGGTAAATACAACCTGAACTTTGTGAAACTGGATGGTAACGTAGGTTGTATGGTAAACGGCGCTGGTTTGGCTATGGCTACAATGGATATGATCAAATTAAGTGGTGGTGAGCCAGCTAACTTCCTGGACGTAGGTGGTACAGCTAACGCTACTACTGTAGAAGCAGGTTTCCGCATTATCATGAAGGATCCTAAAGTAAAAGCAATCCTTATCAATATATTCGGTGGAATTGTACGTTGTGACCGTGTGGCACAAGGTGTAATTGACGCTTATAAAAACATGGGCAATATCGAAATTCCAATCATTGTACGTTTACAAGGTACCAATGCTGAGGAAGCCAAGAAGTTGATTGATGAGAGTGGTTTAAAAGTGCAGTCAGCTATTTTATTAAGTGAAGCAGCTGCATTGGTAAACCAAGCAGTTTCAGCAGCATAA